Sequence from the Phalacrocorax carbo chromosome 8, bPhaCar2.1, whole genome shotgun sequence genome:
ATTAAATTTTTTATGTATCttctagaaattattttccacaaTATCTTGTGTTCTCAATCTTTGTGCTGGGCTGCTAAGTATgcaattttcaaagcaaaatgcttAATAAGAGTACTCCTTTTAATCTTAGGAAAATACAGACATAATTCAAATAGCTTCTAACAAAAgctctctttaaaaagaaaccctgaGGTCAAAAACACACAGGAGGGCCGAAGCCGAAGTATTAACGTCAGTAGTAAGTTTATAAAACAAGAACAGTGTTAACTTCCACAGTACTTGACTTGTGCATGTCATACCACATTAAAGTGCTTCTAATTCCACAGATCAGTAGCTGTGGGGAAGAGCATACAAAACACTAATTACTACACAGCTGATGTAGTTATAGAAAAATGGGTgaacagacatttaaaaatccaaattcaagtatttgttctattttaaaatgatagCTTGAAATTTCTCAGAATAATTGCTGTtgctggaataaaaataaaattctgcaaaacaaCTAGCCTTATTTTATGCAACGAGCCATCATGATTTACAAACAGGttcttcaaaaacaaagaacaaatattACAATAAAGAGGCATGGTAGAGAAATTTACTTGCAAAATTCCTTCAAGAGGAAAGACTGGCAAATGCattcaagagattttttttaaaaaacaaattcacAAGGAATTGGAATAACGCATTTATTAAATCAACCCATTTCTATGGGCAAACAAATCATGATGTATAGCTCAGAATTAAAACACATTCTGTAATCACGTATGTTTTCTCAAACATTCCATATCTGCCTAAGGAAAGAGAAAGTCTCTCTGGCACAGACCCTCAATGGATTTGGAAGAGGTTATATACCTGGAAACTAGCCACtctagaagaaaggaaaaaacattttgaacaaGTGGATATAATGAACTGCTCTCATGTACAAAATTCTTTCAAATGAGCAGTTATTTTCAAGCCTGATTCCAGGAAGAAACACgaattatttttaagcatttttacAGAAAGCTGAGCACTATTGCTCAACTTGCTTTTGCCTTCAAAGACCAATTTATAAAAACATCGTCATGTAGTTGAAGATGAGTTCTGGAAACCTGGAAATGCCTATCAAAGCAAGATTTATGCATTGCATAACAGGCAGGATGTTCCACTCTCATGAGGAAGTGCAAGTacacagcaaaaggaaagcCAAAACAATCTTGAGAGTAATGCTACAGTAAAATACAATTACTGAGCACTTAGTTTGTCAGTGCCActgggagagaagcagaaggaactattttaaaaaaccagtAACTTTCTAAGATGCAATAGTCACAGGCAAAGCATTTTCACTTATTAATTCTCAGGGAAGGCTGTTGTATCCAAAAGACtcaattttaactttttttattcAGGAACCATTTTTGCGCTTGGAGaccatttccttttcaaatgaaCGCACAAAGAACAatggcttttctcttttcaaaatatctttgaaGGGCGAAGCCTGCCCAGTGGTTAAAGCACAACATCAAAACTTAATTTCATTAACAGATCTGGTAAcggtcttctccaaccttgcTTCCAGTTCCATCTCTGCAGCAAGAGGTTCCTACAGACATGCTAGTTCTGAGATGTTATGAGACAGAATTCCAAACGAAATACACTTACAACAAAAAGCACCATGTTTTGCATGCAGCTCTCAATACCAAGGAAGCAATCATCAAATTGCAAGATAATCAACCAGATCACcacagtattttccttttatctccGCTATTTGGAATGCCCACTTCATCACAAGTGTCTAAGAGCCATGGGCAGAAATACTCCAGCTCACCTGGAGTATTATTAATGTATCATTAATGGCTTATGGGGACGTTATGCAATGTTGTCCTCTCTGAAGAGGAAACAAGCACTTACACTTGGTTACCCTAGAATTTTCATCAAAACAGAGACTTCTGTGTTTCACCAAGCTTTGGAACAGGTAAAAcctttgaggggaaaaaagtgatcCCCAAATATTTGCAGTTGCTCCTTCACATCTTGCCTTCCAAAGAAACTAATTTTCACTAGATTGCGGCAATACTTGTTAATGATTTAAGCAGCAAacataaatattaaatgaaaggGAGAGTTGTATCAAATTACTCCATTATGTTGCTGCAGTAAAGACAGCTTTCAATTATCTCTGATATAGGAATCTAAGAAGATTCCAGTAACAAAATAGCCTTGTCCAGTACATGATTGCATCATCAAGgacttcatatatatatatatatatgcatgaaCACAAATAAACAATAAGCAAAACTCCTTAATTCTGCTTTGAGTCAGGCATACAATCAGCATAGTCAAGAAAAAGTAGAGAGATATCAAAGGCCAAATTTTACACCATTTGTTTCCAGTGATTCAAAAATCCAGTATGCTTTCAAGACACAAATAACTAAGAGACCAAAGGAGCTAAAGATTTTACACAGAAAAGTTATAAAAAGCAGTTGCCCAAGATGGCTTCAAAATTAATCAGCATCTTTCTAGGTCTGCAGTGCTGAAGTCCTGTTTTGCTGCCCTGCCCTTTTCTTCACAAGTGATAGTAACAGACTGGAAAGCACTTCACTCCaacactttccttttcttggcATGAAGAAGTGTCAGACTTGGTCTTGACATGTGCAGCTTCATCTTAGTGTTTACGTAAACAGATACCAACATGCTACACAAAAGTTATCTCTTTACCATGACCAAAATACACATGTACAATGTTCTATGTTTGGAACATAACCCAGAAGTCAAGGCTGACTTTGCCAATTTCCTGAAATTTCCTTGATGCCAAACCAAGCACATTTCTATCACCGCCTGTATATTTGGGCCTTATACACAACAGCAAGGACACACTTGATCTCATTCTGTCACTCTGAGCATCAGCTATGTGTCAGGGTACAGAATGAATTAAACTGTGAGCCAAGTCTCACTGCAGTGAGGCTGAAAAAAGACCGACTCCAGCTGTGTCCCTTTTTCTGACGGTTTCAGTGTATAAATTTGGTAGGCTGGACTCAGGTTCATTATATTAATTACAGATCCTGACATTAAAATCAATTATTACTATACATTCTAAATTTACAAGGGCTCTACCTGGTATTAAACCAACTAGTAGCTCTGCAGTAGAAAAAACGTCTCTAATGGAAAGTTAgtgccagcagctgctctgttgTCAGAAGGCTGTATAGGCAGGCCCAGCAAACCAAACAGAAGCTGAACAGTTTACGAAGAACTGTGCTGTTCCTACGTCTGAATCCACAATGtcattattaaatatatttgtttctttaggGTGGCATATTGCACGGCTTCACCTGCAGATCTTTCGCATTATTTTAAAGTAGGTCACCCTTGTTCTTACAGCATGCCTAGAAATACTGCAATCATTTTGAAATTTCTACTTTTGCCCTCATTCAAAGATCttgaaaaacaacccaccaaaTGTCAAAGAAGTCTTGGGTTTTTGGAGTCACCATAAAGTGGTTTACAAAAGGCACACACAAAAGCTAGATTTAACTAGTGGTCAGATGAAgagtatttctgtttaaatttttaCTGCAAATTAGGTTCAGTATTATACAGCTCATTCCAAATTCATAAAAAGTCGGCCTAGAAGGAGAGGTCGAACTGCCAGACAACCTGCCTCCTGGCAGGGTGAGGCCATACTAAGATACAGGAGACCACCAACTGAAACTCGTCCAGATCTATTTTTGGTGATGATATAATGGCCTATAACCAAAATTTGCTGCCATTACTGAGGAAAGCAAACTGCATAAATATTAAGTTTCAAAAAATGCTACAAAAATCATGTTGCACTACAAGTCCATATGATActctaaaacaaaatacaatcACTTAATACTTTTCCTCAGATGTGGTACATTCTCAAATACTTCAGAAGGCCTCAGATCTTTCATACTTCATTAGGCACCACTTTTTTCCTTACTCTTTTTTTGCAGATATACTTAATGCTTGTAAGTGAATTTGTTCATCGGCTATTTCTGAATGTAAGTATTAAGCTGAAGGAAACTGGCTAATATAGATGTCCGGTGGGCAATGGATATTTAAATGACCaccactattaaaaaaaccaaacatgatTCACAGCTCAGAGCATATTTCACATTATGGCATTTAAAGTTAGCCATATTTTTTGTAAGTTGCAAACACAGAAGTCATAAAATCAGACTGTACTGTCCAAACCCCCAACCCTTTCTAGGGCATTTTAATGCACTTGTGTGTCATTTTTCTTATGGATATAACAAACCACGCTcacctgaaaaggaaaaatgttgtcAGCTCTATTCAAACTGTCTTCCATCCACGATTTTGGAGCAAAGGCTGAGCTGGGTCTAGCGTATTTCTGCAACTGGATATGATTACTTGCAAAATTCTTCTTTAAGGGCGAGATGGAGTTCAGGGGGGTTATCCCTCCATTCAGTCCCCTGCGGTGGTCTCGGCCTTGGgacccaccccacccaccaTATCCACCACCACCAGGGCTCCATGAAGATGGTGTAGGCGATGGACTTTGGTAGCTGCTCCATGGAGAAGGTGGCTTGTTAAGATTATTAGCCAAATGAGGCAACTgattaaaagcagcatttctatGTGTGAATGGAGGTGGATGAGGACTTGCAGGAGACCTCCTCTGTTGCTGATGCTGATTGTGATGATGCTGAAAATGGGGGTGATGAGGGTGGTGTTGAGAGAGGGGTCCAATTTGGGGGGAAAAGCTACCACCAAAGCCAGGGCTGACATGATGTGGAAAATTCTGAAACAGCAGAGCACCATTATTAGCTGAGGCAGTAGGGACCCCTCCCTGGTGAAAAAAACTTGCATCTTCATTGATTATTGTAGAAGAAGAAGGAGCTATAGCTGCAGACCAGTTACTAAAACCAGTCAGAGAAGATGCAGTGGATGTCAAGGGCTGCGTGGAAGTACCTAGCCCCGAAGCCTCTTGATAATCAAATCCTGTTAACACCGGCGATTCtattcttattttctccttcccattGCCGTTCTCTGAAGAATTATCACCctgattttcttcagttttagcTTTCTCAGGTTCAGAGAGCATGCCTGCTTCCTGACTTTGACCAggggaaagctgctgtttttctagggactcttgcttttcctgttgctgaGTTTTAGATTTTTCTGACCCTAGAATCTCATCTTGAATATTAtgggcagctggagcaggaaagAGCCAAGCTGACCCAGCACTACTGCCATTGGCAGCTgtgttattatttataaaagcagcagggctggggcttgCATTTTGATGATGGTGTGGAGGCTGCAGATGTGGATGAAATCTGACTGGAAAAGCTGACTTATTTCCAGTGTTGTTTTGCACTAACACTCCAAACCCGTAATCCCCCATTGATTATATTTAGGGTTTGAATCCTCCCTGTAAGAACAAGTTGATGTTTAGTGTTTACCTCGTCCTCTTCTGAGGCAGGAATAGTAAGTATCCTGTTTTTAGCTAGATATTCCAGTTTCTCCCTCCACactatttatttcagatttgGATAAAGATGTTTGTTTTTTGCAAAAGGTAGATCTCTTCAACTATTTAAATGTGTCAATTTGTGTCCGTTTCCTTCCTTTGGccaggaggaaggcaaaaataaatctttggtTCACAAAATAAGaggtttcctttttctaaaggaaatgcACAGCAATGAGAGAAAAAGCTTCTGGGGAATAAGGATAAAGAGATTCTAACtatcctgtttttttcctcctcagcagcCTTGACTCACCCATAAATGAGttaagagggaagaaaaaaaaatatacaatgaCGTCTGGTCCCCCAACCCCTTGGCAgcaaaaaatagatttaaatctGGAATAATTTAATACATCTCTATAATCTAATATATATTTGTGTCCTGTTCAAAAAGAGTCTTTGCTGTGAGGGAAAAATTTACCTCAGGATCTCAGCATTCAGAAGAGTGAAAGGGGCAGTGAGTTACAGAAGAGGCTTTTTCCCCGTGCTGCTGCGTTTAACCTATTATATTTAGTAATAATAtacactctgtgtgtgtgtatgcgcGTGTGTCGTTGTTTAAAGGGGTAAGATCTTATCTCAGGAAATTAGTATTCTGTGTGTGTTGGGTGGGGAGTGAGTTGTGCAGGAGAAGGGTGGATTCTTGATGCTGCTCCTTTTGGGCTGGGTTTCTGAGCTCGCCAGACTCGCTTCTTATTTATGATCCAATATTTGCGTGTCCTTCACAGGAGTCCTGGCTGGCCGAAgaggaatattttcatttcagaaatcagCATTCAGCGTTCGGGAAAATGGAAGGGAGGGGACAGCGAGTTgtgcaggaggaaggggaaggagatttttcttgctctcactgctgctgggaaggtGGTTTCTGGTGCGGGGCTCTCCTTCCACCGAGATCTGCGGGCTCCCGCAGACGAGCGAGCCCCGGCCGAGAGGCCGCTGGATATGCCTGTATGTGTTTTTCCTCCCCGGGGGCTCGGCGTccggcggggcaggggcgggcGGCGCAGGCAGGCTCGGCTCGCCAGGCCCCGGCTCTCTGTGGGGTGCCCCCGCGGTGTCCCCCCTCCCTCGCAAGAGTCCTGGTGTcggggaaggcagcagggatATTTTTTACCTCAGGAGAGGAGCAGCCTccggcagggaggggaaggtgcaggcggcggggggccgggctcctctctcccccaTGGAAGGTGTTTAACCGGTTCTCCCAAATCGCCCGGAGATTACGGGGCAGGGTCTCGG
This genomic interval carries:
- the CPEB4 gene encoding cytoplasmic polyadenylation element-binding protein 4, producing the protein MGDYGFGVLVQNNTGNKSAFPVRFHPHLQPPHHHQNASPSPAAFINNNTAANGSSAGSAWLFPAPAAHNIQDEILGSEKSKTQQQEKQESLEKQQLSPGQSQEAGMLSEPEKAKTEENQGDNSSENGNGKEKIRIESPVLTGFDYQEASGLGTSTQPLTSTASSLTGFSNWSAAIAPSSSTIINEDASFFHQGGVPTASANNGALLFQNFPHHVSPGFGGSFSPQIGPLSQHHPHHPHFQHHHNQHQQQRRSPASPHPPPFTHRNAAFNQLPHLANNLNKPPSPWSSYQSPSPTPSSWSPGGGGYGGWGGSQGRDHRRGLNGGITPLNSISPLKKNFASNHIQLQKYARPSSAFAPKSWMEDSLNRADNIFPFQDRTRTFDMHSLENSLIDIMRAENDSLKGQSSLFPMEDGFLDDGRGDQTLHSGLGSPHCFSHQNGERVERYSRKVFVGGLPPDIDEDEITASFRRFGPLIVDWPHKAESKSYFPPKGYAFLLFQDESSVQALIDACIEEDGKLYLCVSSPTIKDKPVQIRPWNLSDSDFVMDGSQPLDPRKTIFVGGVPRPLRAVELAMIMDRLYGGVCYAGIDTDPELKYPKGAGRVAFSNQQSYIAAISARFVQLQHGEIDKRVEVKPYVLDDQLCDECQGARCGGKFAPFFCANVTCLQYYCEYCWAAIHSRAGREFHKPLVKEGGDRPRHISFRWN